One Aegilops tauschii subsp. strangulata cultivar AL8/78 chromosome 7, Aet v6.0, whole genome shotgun sequence genomic window carries:
- the LOC109753306 gene encoding uncharacterized vacuolar membrane protein YML018C: MGSSAVQRDSVSAPGNMECADDPGSSSGSRSKWGKMMSNDTWRWCLGLIYIVAIAGIWIAASYIVQSVVDGGVSPFLITYICNSLFIVYIPIVEFARYFEDSIDNLWSKLKGKDGADLQQLADLESVNLLQRSGQEGSAASPLSEDNLTSNAIFPIHTELGVADCSKGLDAKGRWTRARTARVSMLVCPFWFLAQLTFNLSLRYTTVTSNTILSSTSTLFTFLVALVFLGETFTWLKLISVLLCIAGTIIVSLADSGSTLNAVATNPLLGDFLSIVSAGLYAVYITLIRKKLPDEKEGQGQVSMAQFLGFLGLFNMLFFLPVALVLNFAKLEPFHTLTWEQVGLIVGKGLLDNVLSDYLWAKAILLTTTTVATAGLTIQVPIAALVDTLTGHAPQLLNYIGAAAVLVGFAGINIPSNVLQPSHHQQDQQEAPIVSIVDDSHHSPSDRNSTDAVS; the protein is encoded by the exons ATGGGCTCCTCTGCCGTCCAGCGCGACTCCGTCTCCGCGCCAG gaaacatggagtGTGCTGATGACCCCGGCAGCAGCAGCGGTAGCAGAAGCAAGTGGGGCAAAATGATGAGCAACGACACTTGGAGGTGGTGTTTAGGGTTGATTTACATCGTCGCTATCGCGGGCATATGGATCGCTGCAAGCTACATCGTTCAGTCTGTCGTGGATGGCGGTGTTTCCCCCTTCTTGATCACGTACATATGCAACTCTCTGTTTATTGTCTACATCCCCATAGTTGAGTTCGCTCGGTACTTTGAGGATTCTATCGACAACCTGTGGTCCAAGTTGAAAGGCAAGGATGGCGCAGACCTGCAGCAGCTTGCGGATCTGGAGAGTGTGAATCTTCTACAGAGAAGCGGGCAGGAGGGCAGTGCAGCCTCACCCCTGTCCGAAGACAATTTGACTTCAAATGCGATCTTCCCTATCCATACAGAGCTAGGTGTTGCAGATTGCAGCAAGGGGTTGGATGCAAAAGGGCGCTGGACGCGTGCTCGTACAGCCAGAGTCAGCATGCTAGTCTGCCCTTTTTGGTTTCTGGCACAGCTTACATTCAATCTGTCTCTAAGATACACCACTGTTACA TCAAACACGATCCTGAGCAGCACGTCTACCCTCTTCACTTTCCTGGTTGCATTGGTATTTCTTGGAGAAACATTCACTTGGTTGAAGCTGATCAGCGTGCTTCTCTGCATAGCAGGAACAATTATAGTTAGCCTTGCTGATTCAGGCAGTACACTGAATGCTGTTGCCACAAATCCTCTTCTTGGAGACTTCCTTTCTATTGTTTCAGCTGGCTTATATGCCGTGTATATCACCTTGATACGGAAAAAGTTGCCTGATGAGAAAGAAGGTCAAGGCCAAGTGAGTATGGCTCAGTTTCTTGGATTCCTCGGACTGTTCAATATGTTGTTTTTCCTTCCCGTTGCCTTGGTGCTAAATTTTGCCAAGCTGGAGCCATTCCACACACTGACATGGGAGCAAGTTGGCCTGATTGTTGGGAAAG GTTTGTTAGATAATGTTCTAAGTGACTACTTATGGGCAAAAGCAATCCTTCTCACAACAACCACCGTTGCTACAGCCGGTCTCACGATCCAAGTTCCTATTGCTGCCCTTGTGGACACGCTCACTGGTCATGCTCCCCAACTGCTGAACTACATCGGAGCTGCTGCTGTATTAGTCGGTTTTGCTGGCATCAACATCCCATCCAATGTGCTACAGCCTTCTCACCACCAGCAGGACCAGCAGGAAGCACccattgttagcattgttgatGACTCGCATCATTCGCCCAGTGATAGGAATTCTACCGATGCTGTTTCATAG